The following DNA comes from Meles meles chromosome 8, mMelMel3.1 paternal haplotype, whole genome shotgun sequence.
CACCCTCTCCTCAGTAGAATCAGGTGTCCTGGTGGCCATGGCTTTTGACCGTTTGGTAGCTATCTGTGCTCCACTAAACTACACCAGGATCCTTACCCACTCTACCGTTGCCTGCCTTAGTGGGGCTGCCCTCATACGAGGTGCCACTCTGCTGGCTCCTCTGCCTTTTTTCCTTAGGACCTTTCCTTTCTGTGGGGCTAATATCCTCTCACACTCTTATTGCTACTACCCAGATGTGCTGAACCTGGCCTGTGGGGATGTCTCTTTCAGTAGTGCCTATGGATTGGTTTTTGTACTCTGCACATTTGCAGTGGATGTGGTCTTCATCATAACTTCATACATGAAGATATTGGCCACTATTATGAAGCTAAAGACTCAAGACAGAAACTGGAGATCGCTGCACACTTGTGCCTGCCACATATGCACGGTGCTTGTGTTTTACCTGCCCCTCATCAGCTTAGCAGTGCTGCATCGCTATACCCGGGATGCTTCTCCTATTCTATATACCACCATGAGTAATGCCTATCTTCTCATGACACCGCTGCTCAACCCTCTTGTATATAGTCTCAAATCCCAGCAGATCCAGGCTGCCTTCCGCAAGAGATTTTGGGTACAACGTGTTATTGCTGGGgaatgatttttctctatttaatCAGAAGGGGCAACCAAGTAAAAAATGCTATTCAAGAACTAGTGTGTGCCAAGTAGTATGCAAGGTACcattaattcaa
Coding sequences within:
- the LOC123948050 gene encoding olfactory receptor 51G2-like, which produces MLAFNSTASNWPTFSFIGIPGLEAAHIWLSIPFCVLYLIALVGNALLLILVTAEQNLHEPQFYFLAVLALTDLGLSLSTMPSVLAVFWFDARHVGLDACLTQMFFIHTLSSVESGVLVAMAFDRLVAICAPLNYTRILTHSTVACLSGAALIRGATLLAPLPFFLRTFPFCGANILSHSYCYYPDVLNLACGDVSFSSAYGLVFVLCTFAVDVVFIITSYMKILATIMKLKTQDRNWRSLHTCACHICTVLVFYLPLISLAVLHRYTRDASPILYTTMSNAYLLMTPLLNPLVYSLKSQQIQAAFRKRFWVQRVIAGE